A single Flavobacterium sp. 1 DNA region contains:
- a CDS encoding IS982 family transposase: MQSVLLSMTIFVKICCLGNCTWISFVDSTPIRICKNKRIRRNKVFKGTATTGKSTMDWFHGFKIHIIIDDKGESLSFAVTQANVDDRELLKKEVFLNAVFGKLFGDKGHISEKLSQLLFVDGIQLITSIRNNMKNSLKEMSDKILLRKRSIIETVNDELKNICQVEHSRHRSFTNFSANLIAGIIAYNFLQKNLL; encoded by the coding sequence ATGCAAAGTGTTCTTTTGTCAATGACTATTTTTGTAAAAATCTGTTGTCTAGGTAATTGCACATGGATTTCATTTGTAGACTCAACACCAATAAGAATTTGTAAAAATAAAAGAATCAGGAGAAATAAAGTTTTCAAAGGTACTGCCACTACTGGTAAATCTACAATGGACTGGTTTCATGGCTTTAAGATACATATCATTATTGATGACAAGGGAGAATCATTAAGCTTTGCCGTAACTCAAGCTAATGTTGATGATAGAGAACTATTGAAAAAAGAGGTTTTTTTGAATGCTGTTTTTGGAAAGTTATTCGGTGATAAAGGGCATATAAGCGAAAAACTTTCTCAATTATTATTTGTTGATGGAATCCAGTTAATTACAAGCATTCGCAATAATATGAAAAATAGTTTGAAGGAAATGAGTGATAAAATTTTACTTCGTAAACGCTCAATAATCGAAACAGTTAACGATGAACTTAAAAATATTTGCCAAGTTGAACACTCTAGACATCGTTCATTTACTAACTTTTCAGCAAATCTTATTGCCGGAATAATTGCTTACAACTTTCTGCAAAAAAACCTTCTTTAA
- a CDS encoding M28 family metallopeptidase: MAIHNGADDNASGVSALLCILQQLSKANVKPKRSIIFISFSGEEEGLLGSKYFVSHLPIEKNAVKVMLNMDMVGRLNEEKQIYMGGAGTFPNGVQLMKKLSESSTLNPVIHAGEVGGSDHVSFYKYSIACIGFHTGGHPQYHTPEDDIDLINIKGGALVSQYIYNALVAIANDPQQLYFINQD; encoded by the coding sequence ATGGCAATTCATAACGGAGCAGATGACAATGCTTCTGGAGTTTCGGCCTTGCTGTGTATACTGCAGCAATTATCAAAAGCTAATGTCAAACCCAAAAGAAGCATCATTTTTATTTCTTTTAGTGGTGAAGAGGAAGGGTTATTAGGCTCTAAATATTTTGTTTCCCATTTGCCGATTGAAAAGAATGCTGTAAAAGTAATGTTGAATATGGATATGGTTGGAAGGCTAAATGAAGAGAAGCAAATTTATATGGGAGGCGCAGGAACTTTTCCAAATGGAGTACAATTGATGAAGAAATTAAGCGAAAGCAGTACCCTTAATCCAGTTATACACGCTGGTGAAGTTGGAGGATCTGATCATGTTTCATTTTATAAATATTCTATAGCTTGTATAGGATTTCATACAGGAGGCCACCCGCAGTATCATACACCTGAAGATGATATTGATTTAATAAATATTAAGGGAGGTGCTTTGGTATCTCAATATATTTACAATGCTTTAGTGGCAATTGCAAATGATCCGCAACAACTATATTTTATTAATCAGGATTAA
- a CDS encoding L-rhamnose mutarotase — translation MQKYCLTLDLKNDPNLIDEYIRLHQNVWPEITQSIKDAGIINLEIYNIGDRLFMIIEADSGFSFEKKSRLDTENLKVQEWETLMWEFQKPLPSSKPGEKWILMDKIFELK, via the coding sequence ATGCAAAAATACTGTCTTACTTTAGATTTAAAAAATGATCCCAATTTAATTGATGAATATATAAGGCTGCATCAAAACGTTTGGCCGGAAATTACACAAAGCATTAAAGATGCAGGAATTATTAATCTTGAAATCTATAATATTGGAGATCGTTTGTTTATGATTATAGAAGCAGATTCTGGTTTTTCTTTTGAAAAAAAATCAAGATTAGATACTGAAAATTTAAAAGTTCAAGAGTGGGAAACATTGATGTGGGAATTTCAAAAACCCTTACCGAGTTCAAAACCGGGAGAAAAATGGATATTGATGGATAAAATTTTTGAACTTAAGTAA
- a CDS encoding exo-alpha-sialidase, giving the protein MLLLVLVSVSCSSVKKLKVSSITDAFITNQPITNNSHAAALVELKPNQLMAAWFGGKYEGAKDVGIYFSIYKEKIWSVPQNLIKPAIIKGDTLPCWNPVLFKSKSENLYLFYKVGKNPREWFGAMIISKDNGNTWSVPKYLPDSILGPIKNKPIETTPGVILCGSSTESVGDNKWRVHLERYTETTDTWEKITVENKKEFDIIQPAFLVHSPKEIQMLSRSKHNKIISSWSEDNGNTWERTDSIHVVNSNSGIDAVTLAKNSFLLVNNPLPQGKDWFNGRNVLDVEYSKDGVKWEKLFDLENQTEGEFSYPAIIQTSDGKVHILYTFNRKYIKHAVFELEK; this is encoded by the coding sequence ATGCTATTATTAGTTTTGGTTAGTGTTTCCTGCTCTTCAGTAAAGAAATTAAAAGTAAGCAGCATAACTGATGCCTTTATAACGAATCAGCCAATAACTAATAACAGCCACGCTGCAGCATTAGTAGAGCTTAAGCCAAATCAGCTGATGGCTGCTTGGTTTGGAGGAAAATATGAAGGAGCCAAAGATGTAGGGATTTATTTTTCAATTTATAAAGAAAAAATCTGGTCAGTACCGCAAAACCTAATTAAACCTGCAATAATAAAAGGAGATACATTACCATGCTGGAATCCCGTATTGTTCAAAAGTAAAAGCGAAAATTTATATTTATTCTATAAAGTCGGTAAAAATCCTAGGGAGTGGTTTGGTGCCATGATCATTTCAAAAGATAACGGAAATACCTGGAGTGTTCCTAAGTATCTTCCGGATAGTATTCTTGGTCCAATCAAAAATAAGCCAATAGAAACAACTCCGGGCGTTATTTTATGCGGAAGTAGTACAGAAAGTGTTGGAGACAATAAATGGAGAGTTCACTTAGAAAGGTATACTGAGACCACTGATACTTGGGAAAAGATCACTGTTGAAAATAAAAAAGAATTTGATATTATCCAGCCTGCGTTTTTGGTTCATTCTCCGAAGGAGATTCAGATGCTGTCCAGAAGCAAACACAATAAAATAATTTCAAGCTGGTCTGAGGACAATGGAAATACCTGGGAAAGAACAGATAGTATCCACGTTGTAAATTCTAATTCAGGAATTGATGCCGTTACTTTAGCTAAAAATTCATTTTTATTAGTAAATAATCCATTGCCGCAAGGAAAAGATTGGTTCAATGGGCGAAATGTACTAGATGTAGAATATTCAAAAGATGGAGTAAAATGGGAAAAGTTATTTGATCTAGAAAACCAGACAGAAGGGGAATTCAGTTATCCGGCAATTATTCAAACCAGCGATGGTAAAGTTCATATTTTGTACACTTTTAATAGAAAATATATTAAGCATGCAGTATTTGAACTGGAGAAATAA
- a CDS encoding PNGase F N-terminal domain-containing protein has translation MMKFFNAILLFFSLVLAAQTKSEVYKIKYDKFENGKKTGENIEIYVYNQMVFLSKPTDKIQQYIDLKNNYNVSTIKDKNTVFKKITPFDSLPISKKENDTRVILGYDCQHVSFSYFSNRIDVWYTEKAAVKGTPNSNYLPNKNALVLEMVYNGNQTLTASSITKVKNYEPFINYDDKTVLVDKSEFEEILINSRYTKLHIFENENLNFDPKSIIPKEKDLIADKVYHFSNGSVVLKKIKITPELKNSNSIFAKLTCKSNGDAYDRTGSVFIIPAKKEGDMTTLLDAYLHGLDRLPIYTDNKKNKYQGIIKEKGYLPAIEILRFFTPFGVNYFNDKRKINNYNWAKEVVYKEDVSSLVPTDEDEIWIGIFIGNYDAGGHTISLELDAYPLMNNNEGKLTKKKYIASLFSTVNTMEMSGQNYGGLFSNDTLKVNFEIKEDLQNLQLLYTTTGHGGWENGDEFVPRMNKLFIDGQEVFKIIPWRTDCATYRLSNPASGNFSDGLSSSDLSRSNWCPGTLTPPYIIPLTNLLKGNHVIEVVIEQGPNEGPSTNHWNVSGVLVGQLNN, from the coding sequence ATGATGAAATTTTTTAATGCCATATTATTGTTTTTTTCTTTAGTACTCGCAGCTCAAACCAAATCAGAGGTGTATAAAATTAAGTACGATAAATTTGAAAACGGAAAAAAAACAGGTGAGAATATCGAAATCTATGTATATAATCAAATGGTTTTTTTATCAAAACCAACTGATAAAATTCAGCAATACATCGATTTAAAAAATAATTATAACGTTAGCACCATTAAGGATAAAAATACTGTTTTCAAAAAAATAACTCCATTTGACAGCTTACCTATTTCTAAAAAAGAAAATGATACCCGTGTCATACTGGGCTATGATTGTCAGCATGTTTCTTTTTCTTATTTTTCAAATAGAATTGATGTTTGGTATACAGAAAAGGCTGCAGTAAAAGGGACTCCTAATAGTAATTATCTGCCAAATAAAAATGCACTTGTATTGGAAATGGTTTATAATGGAAATCAGACTCTGACAGCTAGTTCTATAACTAAAGTTAAAAATTATGAGCCATTTATTAATTATGATGACAAGACAGTACTGGTTGATAAGTCAGAATTTGAAGAAATTCTCATTAACTCCAGATATACTAAATTGCATATTTTTGAGAATGAAAATTTAAACTTCGATCCTAAGTCAATAATTCCAAAAGAAAAAGACCTTATTGCAGACAAGGTTTATCATTTTTCTAACGGGAGCGTAGTTCTGAAAAAAATAAAAATTACTCCGGAATTAAAAAACAGTAATTCCATTTTTGCAAAACTAACCTGTAAGTCTAATGGTGATGCTTATGACAGGACTGGTTCAGTATTCATTATTCCAGCAAAAAAAGAGGGAGACATGACTACATTATTAGATGCTTATTTACATGGATTGGATCGATTACCAATTTATACAGATAATAAAAAAAATAAATATCAAGGAATTATAAAAGAAAAAGGTTATCTGCCAGCAATCGAAATACTTAGGTTTTTTACGCCATTTGGAGTTAATTATTTTAATGATAAACGGAAAATAAATAATTATAACTGGGCAAAAGAAGTCGTTTATAAAGAAGACGTCAGCTCTCTTGTTCCTACTGATGAAGATGAAATTTGGATTGGCATTTTTATTGGCAATTATGATGCTGGCGGCCATACAATAAGTCTCGAACTTGATGCTTATCCATTAATGAACAATAACGAAGGCAAGCTAACTAAGAAAAAGTATATAGCATCTTTATTTTCAACAGTTAATACTATGGAAATGTCGGGTCAAAATTATGGGGGCCTTTTTTCTAATGATACTTTGAAAGTAAATTTTGAAATTAAGGAAGATTTACAAAACTTACAGCTTTTGTATACCACAACAGGTCATGGCGGCTGGGAAAATGGAGATGAATTTGTACCAAGAATGAATAAATTGTTTATTGATGGTCAAGAGGTTTTTAAAATCATTCCTTGGCGAACAGATTGTGCTACGTATCGATTATCTAACCCTGCTTCAGGGAATTTCTCTGATGGTTTATCTTCTAGTGATTTAAGCCGCTCTAATTGGTGTCCGGGAACATTAACCCCGCCATATATTATTCCGTTAACTAATCTGCTAAAAGGAAATCATGTGATAGAGGTAGTTATAGAACAAGGTCCAAATGAAGGTCCCAGTACAAACCATTGGAATGTTTCAGGAGTTCTGGTTGGTCAATTGAATAATTAA
- a CDS encoding SusD/RagB family nutrient-binding outer membrane lipoprotein yields MKKLLYISLTTAAVFLSSCSKDDFADAYTNPSTVETTTVPKQYAGFMKSNFEDVIPSYWNYFPVLRSTSLTYTQGHGFTNTSGRYVSGAATVYRWDRFYNFLTQYREIEKVMASLPTAAQTENRIYMITSTIYLYDHTQKMIDNFGDIPFSQAGKISSTGGNYDAALAKYDNQTELYTMILDQLKAFSAELNSIVLSPSVELEFKNQDLINKGSLMSWKNYCNSLRLKILNRVSAVPAFTARANTEMAEIIASGIIVDENAENIAFRVYTQDTDLDTSGFHSAMEEGNNSLAPKPMIDHMNTNNDPRRPWLFQKGSRVLGGVLVVAPTYEGLDPSLTSGAQDQLINDGKIAIYNSSVISNNDWLPGTLINAAEVNLILAEYYSRTGNAGSAKTYFEKAIRQSVEYYVRLGDKADDTTWKPTIEPTTAEIDAYIATINFAGATTPADQLKLIAFQKYIHYNMMQADESWAEQRRLKLPALTFREDETSSVRKTPPTRWTYPISESVYNTVNYNAVKANDNLSTKIFWDIK; encoded by the coding sequence ATGAAAAAATTATTATATATATCGCTAACGACTGCAGCTGTTTTTTTAAGCTCTTGTTCGAAAGATGATTTTGCAGATGCCTATACAAATCCATCTACGGTTGAAACAACTACTGTACCTAAGCAGTATGCCGGATTCATGAAAAGCAACTTTGAGGATGTAATTCCATCCTATTGGAATTATTTCCCAGTTCTAAGATCTACTTCGTTAACTTACACTCAAGGACATGGATTTACAAATACATCTGGTCGCTATGTTTCGGGAGCAGCAACAGTTTATAGATGGGATAGATTTTACAATTTTTTAACTCAATATAGAGAGATAGAAAAAGTGATGGCTTCTTTGCCAACTGCTGCGCAGACAGAAAATAGAATCTATATGATTACTTCAACTATTTACTTATACGATCATACTCAAAAAATGATCGATAATTTTGGAGATATTCCTTTCTCTCAAGCTGGTAAAATTAGTTCAACAGGAGGTAATTATGATGCTGCATTAGCAAAGTATGATAACCAAACTGAGCTATATACTATGATATTGGATCAATTAAAAGCTTTCTCTGCCGAATTGAATTCAATTGTTTTGTCTCCTAGTGTGGAATTGGAATTCAAAAATCAAGACTTGATCAATAAAGGAAGCTTAATGAGCTGGAAAAACTATTGTAATTCTTTGCGTTTGAAAATATTGAACAGAGTTTCTGCAGTTCCTGCTTTCACAGCAAGAGCAAATACAGAAATGGCTGAAATTATTGCTAGTGGAATTATTGTAGATGAAAATGCTGAAAACATTGCTTTTAGAGTTTATACTCAAGACACCGATTTAGATACTTCGGGTTTTCATAGTGCTATGGAGGAAGGAAATAATAGCCTTGCACCAAAACCTATGATTGATCATATGAATACTAATAATGACCCTCGTAGACCTTGGTTGTTTCAAAAGGGATCGCGTGTATTAGGTGGAGTACTGGTAGTGGCTCCTACTTATGAAGGACTTGATCCGAGTTTGACATCTGGTGCTCAGGATCAATTAATAAATGATGGTAAAATAGCGATTTACAACAGTTCTGTAATTAGTAATAATGATTGGTTGCCTGGAACATTGATTAATGCTGCTGAGGTAAACTTGATTCTTGCTGAGTACTATTCAAGAACAGGTAATGCTGGTTCAGCAAAAACTTATTTTGAGAAAGCTATCAGACAATCAGTTGAATACTATGTAAGATTAGGGGATAAAGCTGATGACACTACTTGGAAACCAACTATAGAGCCTACAACAGCTGAAATTGATGCTTATATTGCTACTATAAATTTTGCTGGAGCTACAACGCCCGCAGATCAATTGAAGCTGATTGCTTTTCAAAAGTATATTCACTACAATATGATGCAAGCTGATGAATCATGGGCTGAACAAAGAAGATTAAAACTTCCAGCTTTAACATTCCGTGAGGATGAAACAAGCAGTGTTAGAAAAACACCTCCAACACGCTGGACATATCCAATTTCAGAGAGTGTTTATAATACGGTTAATTACAATGCTGTTAAAGCAAATGATAATTTAAGCACCAAAATATTCTGGGATATAAAGTAA
- a CDS encoding SusC/RagA family TonB-linked outer membrane protein — protein MIQKVLKLLLVFCLFSFQHAKSQNITVTGKITDGAGMPLPGATIVVKGSPTGASSDFDGVYSLEVPSLSAVLVVSYVGYVTKEITLKGSATLNVTLISSSQNLNEVVVTALGQAKVKKSLGYATSVIKAEAIVKTGSPTIANSMYGKAPGVRITSTPGGAGNINIQIRGINSITGKNQPLIVLDGVPIRDGAATNNDYWNDQRIRSNGLADINPEDIENISILKGASAAALYGSEAVNGVVLITSKSGKGKKGFGIDFNTSYSNNQIAYLPRFQYERGPGWTNANYSSGFLAPDGFAHYDTNGDGVADTRGVSNSSNNFGPWFDGQPVMSWDGVIRPYSPQKDGYKNMFQDAWDEVTNVALSNNTDNSNIRFSYTHNESQGLSMGNMNKKNTLNLNTSFKTGENLKTDVIVSYMNQNVHNRAIGMDRLINNFTGMISPFDNGDWYKAKYQTSLGYKYVTGSNQSLTPSENIIRNGFKADVADYFWNTNAIQQDEITNRLIASVTETYSIYKDLKLRGRVSTDLTSVNTETKNPNERPLVYAASGAYQMDANDYNILYGDVMLTYNKKINEAFEVGATAGYTATKETGFSLSRFTDGGLSVRNWYDMNASVNIAKSSDKKYEVVKDAVFGTISGNYKNYLFLEGTIRKDRTSTMNPNNNAFTYPSVNSSFIVSDAFELPEVISYAKLRASWGIVGNYAEIYKGNVAFNQTTLGDQGTKTPVLITNSVSNYGNESLKPEMKNEYEIGFETKFFKNRLGLDLSYYNAKIYDQILDLTLAPTTGAKSIIANVGELNNQGVEIALTATPIKTASFSWDLTLNWAKNVNKVVKLANGANELLHADFDGSAAQLKSVVGDPMGGIYAHPVKTDANGNQMVDSDGFYMIDGDKWEKYGSAIPQGVGGLLNTFTYKNLTLDVNIDYSYGGYLMPTGVNWMTSRGLTEESLNYSTNERGGLTYYMDANGKGVQVANSATAGPGGQTLYRDGMLMNGVTTDGATNTNVISQAGYYNMTYNWGGPQYSSSRYELYIQENNYIKMREISLTYNLPTAWASKIGASKFTFSAYGRNLFFIYRSIKDMDPEATTAGSKWSQNISNAGTNPATRSIGCMLRASF, from the coding sequence ATGATTCAAAAAGTATTAAAACTACTGCTTGTGTTTTGCTTATTTAGTTTTCAACATGCTAAATCACAAAATATTACAGTTACAGGTAAAATTACAGATGGCGCTGGTATGCCTTTGCCAGGAGCCACTATTGTTGTTAAAGGATCGCCAACTGGCGCTTCTTCAGATTTTGATGGAGTATATAGTCTTGAGGTGCCAAGTTTGTCTGCGGTATTAGTAGTTTCTTATGTAGGATATGTGACAAAGGAAATAACACTTAAAGGTTCTGCTACTCTTAATGTAACATTGATATCATCCTCTCAAAATCTTAATGAAGTTGTTGTAACTGCACTTGGACAAGCTAAAGTAAAAAAATCTTTAGGATATGCTACCAGTGTGATTAAGGCTGAAGCAATCGTTAAGACAGGTTCACCTACTATCGCTAACTCTATGTATGGGAAAGCCCCAGGGGTTCGTATCACTTCTACTCCGGGTGGAGCTGGAAATATCAATATCCAGATTCGTGGGATTAACTCTATTACAGGTAAAAACCAGCCCCTTATTGTTTTAGATGGTGTTCCAATTCGTGATGGAGCTGCTACGAATAATGATTATTGGAATGATCAGCGTATTAGAAGCAATGGTCTAGCGGATATTAATCCTGAAGACATTGAGAATATTTCCATTCTTAAAGGAGCTTCGGCTGCTGCATTGTATGGTTCTGAGGCAGTAAACGGGGTTGTATTGATTACATCTAAATCTGGTAAAGGGAAAAAAGGGTTTGGCATAGATTTCAATACTAGTTATTCAAATAACCAAATAGCATACTTGCCAAGATTTCAATATGAAAGAGGTCCAGGCTGGACAAATGCAAATTATTCTTCAGGATTTTTAGCACCAGACGGTTTCGCTCATTATGATACAAATGGTGATGGAGTTGCTGATACCAGAGGTGTTTCAAATAGTAGTAATAACTTTGGACCTTGGTTCGATGGTCAGCCAGTTATGTCATGGGATGGTGTAATTCGTCCTTATTCGCCTCAAAAAGACGGATACAAAAACATGTTCCAAGATGCATGGGATGAAGTAACAAACGTTGCGCTTTCTAATAATACTGATAATAGCAATATTCGTTTTTCTTACACACACAATGAATCTCAAGGTTTGAGTATGGGTAACATGAATAAAAAAAATACACTTAACTTGAATACATCATTCAAAACTGGTGAAAATTTGAAAACTGATGTGATCGTGAGTTATATGAATCAAAATGTTCATAACCGTGCTATTGGTATGGATAGATTGATAAATAACTTTACTGGTATGATAAGTCCGTTTGATAATGGTGATTGGTACAAAGCTAAATACCAAACCAGTTTAGGATACAAATATGTTACTGGTTCAAATCAAAGTTTGACTCCAAGTGAAAATATCATCCGTAATGGCTTCAAGGCAGATGTTGCTGATTATTTTTGGAATACAAATGCAATTCAACAAGACGAAATTACAAACCGTTTGATAGCAAGTGTTACTGAAACCTATTCAATTTATAAAGATTTGAAATTACGTGGACGCGTTTCTACAGATTTAACTTCAGTAAATACGGAAACTAAAAATCCAAATGAAAGGCCTTTAGTTTATGCAGCAAGTGGTGCTTATCAAATGGATGCTAATGATTACAACATTCTTTATGGTGATGTGATGTTGACTTACAACAAAAAAATTAATGAAGCTTTCGAAGTTGGTGCCACAGCTGGTTACACAGCAACAAAAGAAACTGGATTTAGTTTGTCAAGATTTACTGATGGTGGTTTGAGTGTTAGAAACTGGTATGATATGAATGCTTCTGTAAATATTGCTAAAAGTTCTGATAAAAAATATGAAGTCGTAAAAGATGCTGTATTTGGGACTATTAGTGGTAATTACAAAAACTATTTATTCCTTGAAGGTACAATAAGAAAGGATAGAACTTCTACTATGAATCCTAATAATAATGCTTTTACTTATCCTTCTGTAAATTCATCGTTTATAGTATCAGATGCATTTGAATTACCTGAGGTAATTAGTTATGCAAAATTACGCGCTTCTTGGGGAATCGTGGGTAATTATGCAGAGATTTATAAGGGTAACGTAGCTTTCAACCAAACTACATTGGGTGATCAAGGGACAAAGACTCCGGTATTGATTACTAATTCAGTGAGCAATTATGGTAATGAAAGTTTAAAACCTGAGATGAAAAATGAATATGAGATTGGTTTTGAAACTAAATTCTTTAAAAATAGACTAGGATTAGACCTTTCCTACTATAATGCAAAGATTTATGATCAAATTTTAGATTTGACATTGGCACCTACAACGGGAGCTAAGTCAATAATTGCGAATGTTGGAGAATTAAATAACCAGGGAGTTGAAATTGCTTTGACTGCAACTCCTATAAAAACTGCATCTTTCTCTTGGGATCTTACTTTGAACTGGGCTAAAAATGTAAATAAAGTGGTAAAATTGGCTAACGGTGCAAATGAATTATTACATGCTGACTTTGATGGGTCTGCTGCTCAATTGAAATCAGTAGTAGGTGACCCAATGGGAGGGATTTATGCACATCCTGTTAAGACAGATGCTAATGGTAATCAGATGGTAGATTCTGATGGTTTCTATATGATTGATGGTGATAAATGGGAAAAATACGGTTCAGCTATACCTCAAGGTGTGGGAGGTTTGTTGAATACATTTACTTATAAGAATTTAACGTTAGATGTTAATATCGATTATTCTTATGGTGGTTATTTGATGCCGACAGGAGTAAACTGGATGACTTCAAGGGGATTGACAGAAGAATCTTTGAACTACAGTACTAATGAGCGTGGAGGTTTAACTTATTATATGGATGCAAATGGTAAAGGGGTTCAAGTGGCTAATAGTGCTACTGCTGGACCTGGAGGACAAACTTTATACCGTGATGGTATGCTGATGAATGGAGTTACTACGGATGGTGCTACAAATACTAATGTAATCTCTCAGGCAGGTTACTATAACATGACTTATAACTGGGGAGGACCTCAATACAGCAGTTCCCGTTATGAATTATATATTCAGGAAAATAACTACATAAAAATGAGAGAAATATCCTTGACTTATAATTTGCCAACTGCCTGGGCTAGTAAAATTGGCGCTTCTAAATTTACTTTTTCTGCTTATGGACGTAATTTGTTCTTTATCTACAGATCAATTAAGGATATGGATCCTGAGGCAACTACTGCGGGTTCAAAATGGTCTCAAAATATAAGCAATGCGGGAACGAATCCAGCTACCAGAAGTATTGGATGTATGTTGAGAGCATCTTTTTAA